The region CGGCCCTTCCCCCGCAGCGGCCAGACACCGGCCGGTGCTGTGCCAGACGAAGGACGGGAAAGCGCTGGCAGCAGCCGCCGGGCCCCTTCTGCTCCCTCCCGGTGGGCGCCAGAGCCGCTGCGCACGTGCGTGCAACTACCTACCGCCTCTGGGAGCCTGGACTTCCGTAGACGCACAGCTCATATAAGTAGCAGAGCAGCTCTGTGGAAAGAGCCcggatagctcagtcggtagagcatcagACTTTTAATCTGAGGGTCCAGGGTTCAAGTCCCTGTTCGGGCgtctcactttttctttcttttccttccccccctACGAACCTACAGCTCTTTTTGAATACAACTAATCTCTGtattcctttaaaacaaaacgaAGGGAAAAAAAGGGTAACGAAAATGCTGTGAcatgactttaaaaatgaaatgagagtaACCCCGTCGGGATTTTACTTTTCAGAAAGTAGAACGAACGATAGATAGACAGTGGAGGGAAAGCAGACATGTTTTATGTGAATTTAAGTTTTCCACTCAGCCACATTGGAAAGTAAAAAGAACCAGgcgaaattaattttaacaacacattttatttaacccaatgaaatcttatcattttaACACGTACTcgatattttaaaattgttaatgaaATTTTAACGATGTTCTTTTCAGTACGTACTATGTCTTGTAACTACGgtgtgtattttttccttcacagCACGTCTCCATTCACAGTTCAGGTGCTCCAAGGCGGGGGTCCACCGCCTCCAGCAGGTATTTGTGTTTCCGTTTTCTGTGAATGGCAGACACGCAAAATGAGAATATCAGTAATATGTACCCTCTCAAAGAAGGCCCATCGCGAGTGGGTTCCATGGTGTAATGGTTAGCACTCTGGACTCTGAATCCAGCGATCCGAGTTCAAATCTCGGTGGAACCTTAGGTTTTGTACCACCGGAGTGCTGTTATATTTATGAGCTTGGGGCAGGAGCGTCATTCGTCACCTGACAGGGTCTGAAAAGCCAGCGAGGATGctgtcctttgtttttaaaaacagaccaGGTAGTTGGAGCCTCCAGCACACCATCAGAACATAAAACCGTCGCTTAAATGTATAGCAAGTTGCACTAGTCTTGGGAGCTACTGATATTTGAGGACACGTTTAGGCACAGATCAGCTATGAGGAACTTGAGGTTGCTTCCGCAGGTCCCATCAGGTCTTGGCTGACACAACCCGAGGTGGTCTGGAATACCAGATCGTGGAAGGCGGTGGTGGCTTGGCTGCAAGGAGTCCTCGTAAAAACAAGGGGGGCGTCCCaccggggcggcggcggggggcggtCAGGACTTCTATATGGGGGTACACAGGCCACCAGAAAAACTCCACGTTGGCAGcggtgggattcgaacccacgccTCCGGAGAGACTGGAGCCTAAATCCAGCGCCTTAGACCGCTCGGCCACGCTACCTGCGTGGAGGATAGTCCTCCCTGTAGTCCTCCTAAGAGACTAGAAGGAGACCCCGGGCTCGGGATGATCGTATTAGATCGGCCGGCCGGCCCTCTTGGGAGATCGCGGACCGAGAAGCAGTGGACGGCGAAACGGCCCGGCCGGAGGAAACAAGAGACACACCGATGTTTTACAACGACACAAGTTTATTTTCCTGGATGGGGCCGCATCTGGGAGTGGGGTGCGCCTGGGCCGGGAGCATCCCCCAAGCGGGCAGCCGCAGCTCTGTGCTCGCTCACATTCGGTTGCTCTCTGTCCCCGTTTCTTCCACCCGTGCGCGTCCGCACTCCCACCTGGCTCACGTGCTTTTGTCCCGCTACTTCTCCCAGGCAGGCCTGCGAGGTCGCAACGGGGCGCTCCTGGCATGCCCCGCCCAGAGCCCTCacaccccctctccctccccgccccccccccacccccccacccccatgctagTACCCGTAAGCCGTCAGACGCCGCCGCCCGCCAGGTGGCTCTGTGGCGCAATGGATAGCGCATTGGACTTCTAGTGACGAAAGAGCGATTCAAAGgttgtgggttcgaatcccaccaGAGTCGATtttatttcagggttttttttttttcccccccctcccctctctctccgactttttcttaaaggatcccatccccttctccccctACCCTATTTCAGTGTTTTCCACCTGGTTTCAAGCTCCAACCTCAGTCTCCGCTCTGCTCTCTTCTTTACTTACCTGTCTGCCCCGGGGCTTGGGCCATGGAGAGCaagactggggggaggggcgggaaacagaaggaaagggagacagaagtggGCGTGGACGCCGAGATAAAGGCAGGCCCCTGGCTCGGGGACACACGGGGATTGAATAACCACTTTATTCCATGCACTAAGGACTCGGGAAGGGGCTGGGTCTGGGCCGGGGGCAGAGAGGGTACAATCCTAGTCGCAAAGGGGGCAGGGAAAAGGGACAGAAACCggggaaatatatatttatatagatactcTAATATAGACCACATCTCACCCGCGCGCTGCGCCCGCGCGCCCCGCCGCCCTCCCCAACACCTGCTCGCCCCGACGCCCGGGTCCCTCTGCTGCCCTCGGGCTGGAGTCTCtacctcacccccagcccccacccccaccccccgcaaagCTCAGGGCCAAGGTCTCCAGaaggcgggcggcgggggcggcggggcctTGGGCGCCCCGTCTTGTCtgtgcggcggcggcggcggcggcggcggcagcagtcCGGTGAGGGGCGCCGGCGCGCCGGGATCCCCGGCGCGGGGGGAACAGGGGGACGGGGACCAGGCGCAGCGCGGGCTAAGGGGGCCCTGGTGCACTGGGGGGCGCTGGTGCAGCGCGGGGCCGGGCACCGGGGCGGCGGGGTCCAGCGGTGGGCGCGGCGCCTGGGGCCTCGGATCTACCGGCTCCAGTCGGGGCGGCTTGGGGCGCAGGTAGACGTGCAGCGCGGAGAAGAGCTGGGCGCGGGCGGCCGGGCTGGCGTCGTGCGCGAAGGCCGCCAGACGGAGCAGGCACTCGCGGAAGCCGGACAGGTAGCAGCTGGCGAGCGCCTCGGCGTCCTGGGCTGGGGACCGGGGAACCCCTGGAGCCGCGGCCGGCGGGAGGATGGACGGGCGGGCAGGGCAGGGACCCAGCAAGGGcgagggaaggggcggggcgcAGAGATAACCGAAGCCCGACAGacgcacagagacagagacccagaaggacggacagagggagaaaatgagggagacacagagacagacacgcGCGGGTGTTATTAACCTCGCCTCGGAGCAGAGCCTACCGCTCCCCAAGCCCACCGTCCATCGCAGGGTCCGCCCCAGCTACCCCGGCCCCGGGCCTCCGTGAatcccccctcccgccctccgctgccccacccccccgcgcTGTACCCGGGGGCTCCACCCGGCTCCGCTCCCTCAAGTAGCCCACGGCGAACTCCAGTATCTCTGCTTTCTCCAGCTTCGGGTTGCGGAGGTTCTACAGACGGGAGGGGGAGGGCGCAAAGAcagaaaggggtggggagagagggggaagtggcagggggaagaagggaggggggaatgcGGGAGCTGGGGGTGCCCCCGATCGCGTTTGCGCGCCGCTCACGGAGCGCGCGACCGACCGAATGCGGCGGAGTGGAGATGAGGAGGAACGGCCCTGGGAAACCTCGAGCCTGGAGCGTCCAACCCGAGGGGGCGAAGCCCACCCAGAGTTGAGGAGCGGATTGTAAACAGCAAACCCCAGGGACTGAAATTAACCACCCTGCAGGCTGTTGGAGCGGGTGcggggaaagaggagggagcaTTTACAGACCCCAGAGGTGGAAGGCTGACCCACCCTGGGAGTGAAATTTACAGAGCCGGGTGTGAAACTTACAGACCCCAGGGGTGGCCAGGAAGAGCACGTTCTGAGAGCGAGAGGGGGTCTGGGATGGGACTCCAAAGGCGGGGCTCGGGTCGGGATGCCTTGGGGCCAGGGTCGCCAGTGCAGCACGTGTCCCCACCCCGGTAGGAAGCCCTGGGACGCGAAGACCGGATGCCTGGGGGTCTGGGGACGGCGGAAGGACTGACCTGGTCCCGGGTCTGCTCCAGCAGCAGGAGCCTCAGCTCTTCCAGGCTGCGGTTGATGCGGTCCCGGCGCCGCTTCTCCACAAGCGGCTTCAGCATCTGCGACCGGCAGGAAAGGGAGAGCTGGCCCACCGGACCGAGACTCAGCGCGGCCGCGCCGGCGTTTGGGTCCCGCCGCCGGGTCGGTCCCGCGCCCACCCCTTCCCCAAGACCCCAACGAGTGCCTAGGGCCAGGCCCATCGGGTCCCTCTCCGCTCCCCCTCCCAAAGCCCCTAGGGTCAATTTCTGTAGCTCGCCTCCTCTCTCTCCCGGGTCTTCTGCATTCTCCTCTCTGTcttgtcctccctcctcccctgtctgtgtctctcctctctctacatCTCCGTCTCGTGCAGTGTCTCTGTCTCAGTGGAGAACTTTGGGGGGGGGCCTCTTTGCGCCCAGACACGTGGACACGTGGCCGCAAGGTGCCGGCCTCTGAGTCGGTGGCCCTGAATGTAAAAAGGGAGATACTCGGGGCTACCGCGCCTCTTCTCCGGCTAGCCCGTCTATGCAGTCGTCTTTCTCCACTGGTTCTAAAATCTTCCTCCCGAGGTCAGGCCTCTGGGGCCAATGCCTTCCCGGCCTTCTCTATAAGGCTGCACTGGGTCAGCTCTGGCTCGCGCAGCACGCGCGGAGCAAGTGCCTATCCTCCCCGCTTTTCgtttccacccacctcccttagCTTGAGCCCCCCTTATTTATTCCACTCGAATTCCGGCCCCCTCCCACGCCTTGCAAGCCGCAAGGTGCCAAATCCCATTGCCCAAACCCAAGACCAGTACTGCCGCCCACGCAGCCCCTGCTCTGACCCCATCCCCATCCTCATCTTCCCCGCTTCCTTCCCAGCTCCTGGTTCCTTGGGTCCCCCGCACGCACACCTCTCCCCTTTCCAACCCTGCGTCTCCAGCCTCTTCCCTCACCCAGGGTCTCAGGGACGCGGTCCCCTGGCCGGACCAGGgacctctgctccctcccctcacctctcACCTTGGGGCCGTCCCTATTCTCCGCTCGATCCCGAGTGACCATCGCTCCTCCGGACCCTGGTGTGGACCGAGCCCAAGCCGGCCTTGCACCTTATATCCCGCAGCTCCTgagttgggtggggtgggggttggagccGGGCCCGCCCCCTTCGGCCCCCGGATCCCCCTCCGCTAGGCCAGGAGCACCAGGCTCCCGGAAAGGGGAGGAGcgcaaggggggaggggaagaaatgaaACTGACCTAGGAGTGTGGGAAATGAGGGGCCAAGGCAGCATTGGCTGATTTAAGGACCCTAAGGCTGTATAATGAGGCGGGGCTCCGCTGAAGGCAGAGGTTattagggagagagggagttgAAGAGCTTTGGGGACAGGACTCTGGAATGAAGTTCGGAGTTCCCCTCCTCCGCCACCAAACGAGGCTTTCTTGGGAGCTCACTGTTCCCCCACCGACCCTCAAATAAAAGTTGGCACCCCTCAACCCTCCAGGCTGGATCTTATACACCTTCACCCCAAATTCGCCTCccgctgggtggctctgtccaaTTCAACTGGGGCTCTGCCTGGAGGCCAAAGAGACGCGCAGTTCGATCTAAGCGAATCTTaattccatcccccccccccccccccactgcgcGCACCGGTCTAGGCTTAGGGGATCCATACTGAGATACTACTAGAGACCCAGCGGATCCAGTGGAAAAGAGGATGTGTTACCAAGCAGCAATTACAAAGGCAGAGCGAAGTAGGAGCCGGGGAAAGGGTCCTACAGATGGATGGCTGgtctggggaggaaggggacccTCGAAGGTAAAAAGGAAGCAAGGCTTGGAGTAGGAGGTGGAGAGACCTATCCACTTAGAAGTATTTGACTCAAAACTAATTATAGGAGATCCAGGCCTTTGTCCGCCGGGACACGGGACACAAGGAGTGCTCGCTCCCCGGGGACCCCGGTGAGGATAGGGGACCAGGGAGCCGAcaggttttgttttgggtttttttagggACCAGAAAGAGATACAAAAAGGGATCAATACCCACCTCAAACCAAGAACATGACCCTCTGCAGAATGATGCGTGAACAGTCGGAGGCTTCAGGATAAAGtgtctgagaagaaaaaaatcagagatttaACGGGACAACCAGACGGCCCCGGACAAGGACACGGAAAGACAAGACTGCAGACCGGTTGGAAGATAAGCTGCACAGTCAGAGGCGGATGAGGCCTTCCGAGCCGTCCCAGGGCCTCTCCACACGTTGTGTTGTTgggtttctccccccccccccaagcccccgctttctttctttctccccacccccctccccgccccgcagCCTGCCCTGCCAAAGCCCGAGCCCGGAGAGACACAGACCTTGGGGAGACTGCTCCCATTTGGGGTCAGGGCCGCCAGCACATCCCACCTCCCCCCTACCTGGGCCAAATGGGAGCGCAGATGTGTGGCTCCCGGCAGCCCCCGTCGCCCCCCTCCTTGGGAACCTGCGC is a window of Prionailurus viverrinus isolate Anna chromosome E1, UM_Priviv_1.0, whole genome shotgun sequence DNA encoding:
- the HES7 gene encoding transcription factor HES-7 isoform X2 translates to MLKPLVEKRRRDRINRSLEELRLLLLEQTRDQNLRNPKLEKAEILEFAVGYLRERSRVEPPGVPRSPAQDAEALASCYLSGFRECLLRLAAFAHDASPAARAQLFSALHVYLRPKPPRLEPVDPRPQAPRPPLDPAAPVPGPALHQRPPVHQGPLSPRCAWSPSPCSPRAGDPGAPAPLTGLLPPPPPPPPHRQDGAPKAPPPPPPAFWRPWP
- the HES7 gene encoding transcription factor HES-7 isoform X1 gives rise to the protein MVTRDRAENRDGPKMLKPLVEKRRRDRINRSLEELRLLLLEQTRDQNLRNPKLEKAEILEFAVGYLRERSRVEPPGVPRSPAQDAEALASCYLSGFRECLLRLAAFAHDASPAARAQLFSALHVYLRPKPPRLEPVDPRPQAPRPPLDPAAPVPGPALHQRPPVHQGPLSPRCAWSPSPCSPRAGDPGAPAPLTGLLPPPPPPPPHRQDGAPKAPPPPPPAFWRPWP